The Juglans regia cultivar Chandler chromosome 11, Walnut 2.0, whole genome shotgun sequence genome contains the following window.
TACTTGCTGATATCTGACTACTTTTCTTGACCAATGTAGCAAAAACCAGTAGTACGTACTGGGTCTTGAAGTACtgcagcctctctctctctctgagatcCAAACCTATTGATCTAGAAAGTACATTATCCTTCTAGCTTCATGAATTATCCCAGcggcctcttttttttttctttttttctttttttttgtcctgATCATATATATCCGAGTGGCCTTGCATGGCCTTGTGAATGAATGAACAGTATGACTTTGAATGGCTGTTGGGTGTAGCAAACTGGTTGTTTTGATTAACGGGTAGGAGTTCTGTCTGTCAGTGCAGTCTTTATCCAGTGggattatttaatttatttgcctATGAAGGATTGGTAAGCAATCTTCCATGATAAAAGAGATacatatatttgatatatatacatatatatatttattcattattttaatttttatcatctttttattattttataatatattattaaataagaaatttataaataaaatataatatataatctttaattatctaatattatattataaaaaaataataaaaattacgaTGACGAATAAcattacactatatatatatatatatatatatatatatatatatccagaaGCTGCATATCATGTCTTctatgatttattatttgatgCAAAAAAAAGATGTCCAATGAATTACAAAACCACAGCATTTACTGCATTTTTATTATGCTAGCTTATAAGCTACGTACTCTCGATCAACTAGCTACGTACGTCAAAGTCCAATCGATCGCTTTCTTTGTGATGTTGAGGCTGCTGCACGCCATGCCACGCCACGCCACGCCACGACGGCATGCATATAATGATCATTGCCATTGACAGGATCGACCTACGTACTTAACAATTTCCCGGGCCGGGAGTAGTTGATCAACTACTACCATACCTAACAGTTAATAAGAAAATTCAACACTACTACTACTGAAtcacattaatattaatttatcagTATAGTCGACTGTTATGTATACTTCAAAAATTTGatgtacagttatttttatCGACTCTTTATATGCTTTACTAGTGattaattacattattttttttaatataaaataattattttgatcaatcacGTTAAtagaatttgtaaaaaatatataaaaataattgtatgtagCAGAactcttaatattaatatattctaaaaaaaataatttaaattctttataatgatttatatatagcCTAGTTTTGCCTAATATTAAAGAATCCATATTGACTACGGCTGGCCTATTACTTGTACAACCCATCACAAATTGGGGACATcacaaaaaatgtttttaatcactggcgtttaactttttattatttaacttgATGTAATTGAGACTGTCCGTTTGTATCGAGTTTTTTCTCGGCCCGGTCCAACTTTTGGAATATGGTTTCCATATGGTTTTTGCCTCGGAAAAAACCACATTATCTACCCGACCCTACCCCGCTTGGGTGGGTGGATTGCCCCCGAGCCGTCCGCCCAATCTAGACCAAAATCTGTTTTTCACTTCAAAGTTACatatattactataaaatttgaaagtctaaaatatataaaattaaatgttatcTCTAAATATAAGTAAACctaaaaaattttctaactaataatTCTAACCTATTATAAAGTAGTATAAactattatacattaatataaaagttaatctaaaaatattataaatgttcaAATAGTTTGAATGAATCACAATGCTACAACAATTGACATACATTGAAAAAAGGTAATAAAGGTAACAATATAATTGTTAACATAAGTATAAACTACAAATAATTAATCAACAAACTAATTATGGTGtatcaaaatcaaactatcaatGTGCGCCCGATGTAGATTGAGATGAAGTCTCTTTTTCCTAAGCTGTCcctataataatttaatttaaaattagatttctcatataaatataacacaATTTATTATAAGCAAAAACAAATAATGATTTAAGAGCGATTACCACTTCCAATAATTGGTGTAGGGGTAGGTGTAGAGGCAGGTGTACGGGTTAGGGTAGGTCTAGGGGAGGTAGCACTAATACTAGTGTTTAGAGTTGATGCACAATCATCATTATCCATGACTTTGACAAACAATCAAGTACCAGACttgatttttaaaatcacacaaaaattaaaaatcatacaaaaatcacacaatcaagtttggggtttcaaatttAGTTCGGATTGAGATCTTAGCATAGATTGCGGTTTTAATTTTGAAACCCCATAATAGATTAGGTTAGGGgtttcaaattgaacctataacctaatttagggtttcaatatgAAATCCTAACATAAATTGAAGTTTCGGATTGAAAGCGTAAACTAATTTAAGGAAATGCTTCCTCAAAATCAAACAACAAGATCTAACCTAATCATAGAATCCAACTCcacaacattcaaacacacaatCCCATTCTCCATCGAAGACAATTCCATCTtccattgaaaatataaaacaatttggATTTCAGAATTTCAAAGAACTTAGAGCTTTGAGATACTTACAAGGTGAGttggagagaaaataaatttggcGACAGTGATGGCATGATTGAgtgagagagttgagagagagatacGGGGAAGGGATGATTAAACCTATAATCAAATGACACcgaaatttattataaaacttaatttttttaatatatatatgggtcGGGCCGATGCCCAACTCGGTCCCCGCCCCCCCCATCTATAGAATGGGTAGTTGCCTGCCCATCCACCTAGGGCTAGATACCAGGCATACTGAAAGTGACGAGGGAGACGAAAGCAGAGATCTTTAAGCTAGAGGCAAATAATCCAACACCTGCGCCGACTGAGTCATTGACTTTGCTTAATGAAAAATGGATTCTCGCGTTAGTTATCTATTTTGTTTCGTGACAATATGTTAGGATACGAAGAAAATAAGAATCAAAAGTCCTAATCTTATCCACTTAACCTCATATGCCCGTTTGAGTTGGTCTTTTGAATGAACTAGCTAGTGTAGTCTCTTGATGGAATTATCCACGATATTACAGCTGCTTGCCTATAATCTTCTTGTAGTTGGAGTCTCACGTGTGATGAAATCTCAAGGCCagtaataataagaaattaatctaACGTTATTTGTGCCAAACATTAAGATCATGTTATCTTCCGCCTCTCTAGGTTCACTTGGAGTTGATTGCAAAATCCGATACAATTCGGGTAtctgaattttcaaatttcaaaaatcttCATGATAATTATAACTTGGATTAATCAGAGCGAATACCCGTCCGGGTGGCCattcttaatattttcattaagaTAACTATCTCaaccaatctcatctcatctcattttttttttctaaatatcactcacacaaatattttttaattttaaattttcaactttttcatctaattgttacctaataattacaactttactaaacttttaaataaaacacaaaaaataattctactttttcaaatttcaaaagaaaaataatattaaaaaataatattataataatattttaactttataatatttttatttaattttttatctcttatttctcaaaattcaataaaacatcttaattcaaatcattttattattattcacatatttttcattttatttcttctcaacATTCAAAGTGTTCATCAAGCTAGCCTCTCTTTGGTAGGTGACTAACTATGTTGCCTAGTTCAAATCCAGCCCAAAAGTTTTGACATTTTAAATTGATAGTCAGTGCCCGAACCGTCAAACCCATACTTACTTGACATGAACCTCAGGTATATACTCTAATAGACATACAACAACGGCGTCTCAATCATTTCCTGTTTATACTTTATCAGTTTATCCCATCTTTACGAGTCTGTATGGCGCTCCTACAAGCAACATTCACCAATATTgaataaaccacaaaagatgGACTTGTTATATTTTCTGTAGGCTATCACCAATATACATCAGCCCTGATCTACCTCGGATTTCCAACGAATCTGTCAAAGCAGTGTCCCTGATTACTTGCAGATGAATCAGTCCCCTTTTTCACTTTACAGAATATTGAGTGAGAAAAACAATGCAAAACTATCATACAATTGTCCCAACCACTTCATCTCAGCTCACCCATATGCCAATTATACAATATCTAACTATAACATACAATTGTCCAAGTAGACAGATATTTAACAACAGAAAAAGAAGCTTAGCAATTACATTTGACAAAAATGTGCACAAAGTGGCAGAGTAACAAACTCTGCATTTCGTAGGTACTTGAGACTTCATGCCCCAAAAAATGGGAAAGAAcagaaaattatattgatatagAAAACTGATCCGATGGTCATGAATTAAACTTTCAAATGAGAAAAGAGAGCTCATGATATCAATAATCTCATCATAACCTCTTTATGCATATGAATTCACTTGCCACAACCTCTTCAAAAGCCGCTTTGGGAAAAGTGATGCCTAAATGAAGAGGTTTGGAATCTTTTTTGTGACGGCTGACGGAGGGGAGTGATGGCGAGGCAAACACTGCAATTGCAACAGACGGGATTCCACTTGAAGTCCTCACCTTTTGCTTTTAGCAATGGACCTTTTACGTATAACACAGTCTGGCGATAGAAAGGGGGAGATACTAACCCCATAAGTATTAACTGGCTATACTTGACACCAACCAGAAAGCATCATATCCATGTAAAAAACTTCCATTTGCAACTCAGAAAACGAAAATGTCTAATCTAATATTTTCTCACCTGAATGTTGCAAGAATCTTCTAGAGCCGAAGAGGCCCATGCCAAAGACAACAACgccattttaatattattgctGCAATGCCTGGCTGGGCCATAGAGGTAGAGGTGCTTGAAACATGATAGGAAGACCAGTAACAGGGTGCTCAAACGATAAGCTCTCCGCATGAAGTTCATGGCCATCATAAGTTCTCCCTTTCCACTCATAGACACCTTCATATTTCACATCCCCTCTGATGGAAATTCCAAGATATTGACAATGTAAGCGAATTTGATGTGTTCTTCCACTTCGAGGATAAGCTCTTACCAATATCTCATCCTTCTTTATACCGCTGTCTATTACAGCTCTCTCTTCAACTACAATagtattttcttcatctttcctAAATTCAGATGGCTCTTTGAAGCTCCCTTGTCCATTTATTGATAATACTTCAAATGATGTTTCCATGTCTCTGACTACTGATCCACCCGGTAGCATCCGACCAACATCTGATGCAGCATAAACACGCCAGACCCCAAACTTTGACCTGCCATGACCTGATTTAATGGttattttttcccattttggAGCTGGACCAACGCAGTGAGCAATGTATGTTTTGGTAACCTTGTGATTAGTGAATGCTTGGACAAGCTTAGAAGCTACTTTGTGGGACTTTGTTATCAGCATAACCCCACTGGTGTCACGATCAAGTCGGTTAGCAAGATGAAGCTCTGGAGACTTGATCTTGGTCCCTGACATTGAAACATTTTAATTTGGTTCCATATTCAAGAAATGGCTGACTTTTAAGCTATCAGAAAGCAATATTGATCTTCCGTCTTTATTATAGAATTTTCAGAATTTGCACATCCAATCAACTTTATGGCTTGCAGCTTACAGAATATCATAGACATCAGATGGCATGCCTAGCGACTTGAAACGTCTAATATTCAGAATGGTCCCATTTACAGCAAGCTCTGATCAGGTTAGGTTGCCTTGTGACTTAAAACATCTAATATTCGGAATAATCTCATTTACGAAAAGCTCAGTATAAGTTCTATGAATTGAAACCCTATGCAAATGAAGAGATCTTTAGATACCCCATACAGCTTTCCCAAAAAGCACACATGAAAGAGTTCATTTTTTGTCCAGCTATTTCACAATTGGTCATTTATGGGATTTCCTTCAAATCAATCTACAACTTTTTCTTGCAGATGAACTCAAGTAATTTCCAAATATATTAAGGAAACTCATTTTATCCAGAAGCAAACTCGAAATGCAGCCTAGCATTCAAAAGAAATTGTCCAAGTCAATCGAATTCTATCAAGCATCGAATTACTCTGTACTGTCAACTTCTTGTATATGATAATGGGCAATGGCCTTATATAGAACAGACAAAAAGATAGTGGTTTTGTTTCTCAACAATCAGATACACTTCGATAAAAGAGTTTTCAGTGTGGAAAATTAAAAATCCACACGTACGGTTCAGCAATCTCTCTTGAATTTAGTGAACCTCGAAAACCAAAAGTCAATTTTCTGGGATGTGTACTTTATAGAAATCAATGAAGAAATCAAAGAAGCTTCAAAACCACCCACAAAggagggggaaaaaaagaaagagaaaagagagaggagaagtTAAGCAGACCTTCACTGAGTCGTCCACCAGACTCGGCCGCGTCACAGAGAAGTTGAGGGACGGAGGCCAACACGCTCTCACAGTAGATCCCCTTGGGCTTGTTCACTGCAATGAGCCACTCGTCCTCGTACACCACATGGGTTCTTGAGAGAGCAAAGAGACTGGACTTGGAGGAGGCAGACTCGGCTCTGCGGAGCTCTACGCTCTTGGAGATGGGAGGCAGTGGGGGAGAGAGTGGCACAGGGTAATTTTGTGGGGTTTGGAGGGTGTTTACAGAAGTGGGTTTTGTTGGGTCGGGTTGGTTAGACATGGCGGGGGCGGCGGTTGTCACGCAGCTGAGAGGGAAGAGAGGTTTGGGGAACCTCGAGAGGAAGATCGTGGTGGAGGGTAAGGGTTGAAGACAGGAAGGGAGTCGCATTTGCAGATTTCACTTCTTCGAAGAATTAATTGTAGTGGCGACTTTTCGGAGTTCTAAAAGCGAAGCGacgatttgttttttaattctgTTTCCGAGGCCTCAAATAGTCAAATATATGGAAAACTAAACACGTCGTCGTTTCATGGGCAGTCTAAACCCTGAGGCTGAGAGCACCTCTTCATACCTCCGACATAAACCCTAATACTTCAATCCATCAAAATAGAAAACAGAGAAATTCAATTTTGTGTTCCCCAATTCGTCttccaaatccaaaaaaaagaaaaaaaaaatgtcgttTCTCGCTTTCAGAAAATCATTTAGAAGATCCATAAATTCCATCTATAATCGTAGAATTTCCTTCCTATTCTCGTCTGGGTCTCCAATTTCACACGAAACCACAGAAACCCCATCTGGGCCTTTCCGATTCTCGCATTCAGTATCAGAAAACCATATTTCACCATCTGGGTCTCCCATTAACAGGCATGGGTCTCACCAAATTCCCCTCCCTTCAACACCTTCGGTGTCTAAGAAGCCTATTTCAGCTTCCGGGTCTCCCATTTTCCGGCACGAATTTTCTGGGTTTTGCTCTCGTGCAATTCCAAGCAGCAAGAACCCTTGTCAATTTCACCAAAATCCATCGATTTTGACGccatttcaatatttttgtactaaAGCTGCTGTGCAGCACTCAACTGCTGACGGGCTCACAGTGGAGGGAATTGTAGCTAGTAATTGGACAATTCTTGATGAGACTGAGAGTGATTGGAAAAGTCATGCTGCTGCCATTGCTCAATCCATTCATCTAATCAAGAAGCGGTTGAAGGTATAAAAAACTTAAGCTGATGGCAATTATTGAATCTAATccttgatttatattttaacactccACTCATTCTCAACATGTAAATATGGAATCGAAATGGGGTAAAGTATCAGGTTCAAACACACTACTCTTGTACCATTTAAAATCACTATCTATCTCAAAACTTAAGTGGACGACCGGTAATGAATTCAATCATTTCATCTATATTCTAACGATGTTGAAAGTTCAATCATTCTTGGATTCTCTATACTGAGGTCTGCTACAGTCTTGTATTGTTATTTGagtgatttttcttttagtttgaaATAATCTTTCTGATCATAAGAGGTAAATCAAGAACGAGTTTGAGTTTCCCTGCTGTGCCTTTTGACTGTGTTTcaatttcagaaaaaaaatctgaattgACTTCTGTTATTCGTCAAAAGCAGACTATAAGAAAAGGTTAAGCTTAATTTTGTATATACATTGAGATTCTCCCTAGGTCATTTGTACTTGTTTTGGACTGTTTTTCAGTTGATTCTAGACTGTGATGTATAATTTTGCTTTACTTCTCT
Protein-coding sequences here:
- the LOC109011020 gene encoding RNA pseudouridine synthase 1-like, whose translation is MRLPSCLQPLPSTTIFLSRFPKPLFPLSCVTTAAPAMSNQPDPTKPTSVNTLQTPQNYPVPLSPPLPPISKSVELRRAESASSKSSLFALSRTHVVYEDEWLIAVNKPKGIYCESVLASVPQLLCDAAESGGRLSEGTKIKSPELHLANRLDRDTSGVMLITKSHKVASKLVQAFTNHKVTKTYIAHCVGPAPKWEKITIKSGHGRSKFGVWRVYAASDVGRMLPGGSVVRDMETSFEVLSINGQGSFKEPSEFRKDEENTIVVEERAVIDSGIKKDEILVRAYPRSGRTHQIRLHCQYLGISIRGDVKYEGVYEWKGRTYDGHELHAESLSFEHPVTGLPIMFQAPLPLWPSQALQQ